The following are from one region of the Cinclus cinclus chromosome 7, bCinCin1.1, whole genome shotgun sequence genome:
- the PANK1 gene encoding pantothenate kinase 1 isoform X2 — MGERLRAQPAAPAGPPPPAAASCSLLGGLLQNGFHPSGPPLSNGGCGEPPHPLLLRPELPPLSHGSPAKKCRLRRRMDSGRRHRPPFPWFGMDIGGTLVKLVYFEPKDITAEEEQEEVENLKSIRKYLTSNTAYGKTGIRDVHLELKNLTMCGRKGNLHFIRFPSCAMHRFIQMGSEKNFSSLHTTLCATGGGAYKFEEDFRTMADLQLYKLDELDCLIQGLLYVDSVGFNGQPECYYFENPTDPEQCQKKPYCLDNPYPMLLVNIGSGVSILAVYSKDNYKRVTGSSLGGGTFLGLCCLLTGCETFEEALEMAAKGDSTNVDKLVRDIYGGDYERFGLQGSAVASSFGHMMSKEKRDSISKEDLARATLVTITNNIGSIARMCALNENIDKVVFVGNFLRINMISMKVLAYAMDYWSKGQLKALFLEHEGYFGAVGALLEMLKMTDDQ; from the exons ATGGGCGAGCGGCTCCGCGCCCAGCCCGCCGCcccggcggggccgccgccgcccgccgccgcctcctgcTCGCTGCTCGGCGGGCTGCTGCAGAACGGCTTCCACCCCTCGGGCCCGCCGCTCAGCAACGGCGGCTGCGGGGAGCCGCCGCACCCGCTGCTGCTGCGCCCGGAGCTGCCGCCGCTCAGCCACGGCTCCCCGGCCAAGAAATGCAGGCTGCGCCGGAGGATGGACTCGGGCCGGCGGCACAGGCCAC CATTCCCATGGTTTGGAATGGATATCGGTGGAACGTTGGTTAAACTGGTCTACTTTGAACCTAAGGACATTACTGCAgaggaggaacaggaggaggTAGAAAACCTGAAAAGCATTAGGAAATACTTGACCTCCAATACAGCCTATGGTAAAACTGGCATTCGCGACGTCCACCTGGAACTGAAAAACCTGACTATGTGTGGACGCAAAGGAAACCTGCACTTCATCCgctttcccagctgtgccatgCACAGGTTCATACAGATGGGTAGTGAAAAGAACTTCTCCAGTTTGCACACTACGCTCTGTGCCACGGGAGGTGGAGCTTACAAGTTTGAGGAAGACTTTAGAACG ATGGCTGATCTACAGCTCTATAAACTGGATGAATTGGACTGTTTGATCCAGGGCCTCCTTTATGTTGATTCTGTTGGTTTCAATGGCCAACCAGAGTgctattattttgaaaatcctACAGATCCTGAACAGTGCCAGAAAAAGCCTTACTGCCTTGATAATCCATATCCTATGCTGCTGGTTAACATAGGCTCAGGGGTCAGCATTCTAGCTGTGTATTCTAAGGACAATTATAAAAGAGTTACAGGATCCAG CCTTGGAGGAGGAACATTCCTGGGCCTGTGCTGTTTGCTCACTGGCTGCGAGACGTTTGAAGAAGCGCTGGAAATGGCCGCGAAAGGAGACAGCACCAATGTGGATAAGCTGGTGAGAGATATTTATGGAGGAGACTATGAGCGGTTTGGCCTTCAGGGATCTGCTGTAGCATCAAG CTTTGGTCATATGATGagtaaagaaaagagagattCCATCAGTAAAGAGGACTTGGCCAGAGCTACCTTGGTCACCATCACCAACAACATAGGTTCTATTGCTCGCATGTGTGCATTGAATGAG AAcattgacaaggtggtgttcgTTGGCAACTTTCTCAGAATTAATATGATTTCTATGAAGGTGCTGGCATATGCTATGGATTATTGGTCCAAGGGACAGCTAAAAGCTCTGTTTTTGGAACATGAG GGTTATTTTGGAGCTGTTGGGGCTCTTCTAGAAATGCTTAAAATGACAGATGATCAGTGA
- the PANK1 gene encoding pantothenate kinase 1 isoform X3 encodes MKFIVPKKHSFPWFGMDIGGTLVKLVYFEPKDITAEEEQEEVENLKSIRKYLTSNTAYGKTGIRDVHLELKNLTMCGRKGNLHFIRFPSCAMHRFIQMGSEKNFSSLHTTLCATGGGAYKFEEDFRTMADLQLYKLDELDCLIQGLLYVDSVGFNGQPECYYFENPTDPEQCQKKPYCLDNPYPMLLVNIGSGVSILAVYSKDNYKRVTGSSLGGGTFLGLCCLLTGCETFEEALEMAAKGDSTNVDKLVRDIYGGDYERFGLQGSAVASSFGHMMSKEKRDSISKEDLARATLVTITNNIGSIARMCALNENIDKVVFVGNFLRINMISMKVLAYAMDYWSKGQLKALFLEHEGYFGAVGALLEMLKMTDDQ; translated from the exons ATGAAGTTCATAGTGCCCAAGAAACACT CATTCCCATGGTTTGGAATGGATATCGGTGGAACGTTGGTTAAACTGGTCTACTTTGAACCTAAGGACATTACTGCAgaggaggaacaggaggaggTAGAAAACCTGAAAAGCATTAGGAAATACTTGACCTCCAATACAGCCTATGGTAAAACTGGCATTCGCGACGTCCACCTGGAACTGAAAAACCTGACTATGTGTGGACGCAAAGGAAACCTGCACTTCATCCgctttcccagctgtgccatgCACAGGTTCATACAGATGGGTAGTGAAAAGAACTTCTCCAGTTTGCACACTACGCTCTGTGCCACGGGAGGTGGAGCTTACAAGTTTGAGGAAGACTTTAGAACG ATGGCTGATCTACAGCTCTATAAACTGGATGAATTGGACTGTTTGATCCAGGGCCTCCTTTATGTTGATTCTGTTGGTTTCAATGGCCAACCAGAGTgctattattttgaaaatcctACAGATCCTGAACAGTGCCAGAAAAAGCCTTACTGCCTTGATAATCCATATCCTATGCTGCTGGTTAACATAGGCTCAGGGGTCAGCATTCTAGCTGTGTATTCTAAGGACAATTATAAAAGAGTTACAGGATCCAG CCTTGGAGGAGGAACATTCCTGGGCCTGTGCTGTTTGCTCACTGGCTGCGAGACGTTTGAAGAAGCGCTGGAAATGGCCGCGAAAGGAGACAGCACCAATGTGGATAAGCTGGTGAGAGATATTTATGGAGGAGACTATGAGCGGTTTGGCCTTCAGGGATCTGCTGTAGCATCAAG CTTTGGTCATATGATGagtaaagaaaagagagattCCATCAGTAAAGAGGACTTGGCCAGAGCTACCTTGGTCACCATCACCAACAACATAGGTTCTATTGCTCGCATGTGTGCATTGAATGAG AAcattgacaaggtggtgttcgTTGGCAACTTTCTCAGAATTAATATGATTTCTATGAAGGTGCTGGCATATGCTATGGATTATTGGTCCAAGGGACAGCTAAAAGCTCTGTTTTTGGAACATGAG GGTTATTTTGGAGCTGTTGGGGCTCTTCTAGAAATGCTTAAAATGACAGATGATCAGTGA
- the PANK1 gene encoding pantothenate kinase 1 isoform X4: protein MLIKVFAPTFPWFGMDIGGTLVKLVYFEPKDITAEEEQEEVENLKSIRKYLTSNTAYGKTGIRDVHLELKNLTMCGRKGNLHFIRFPSCAMHRFIQMGSEKNFSSLHTTLCATGGGAYKFEEDFRTMADLQLYKLDELDCLIQGLLYVDSVGFNGQPECYYFENPTDPEQCQKKPYCLDNPYPMLLVNIGSGVSILAVYSKDNYKRVTGSSLGGGTFLGLCCLLTGCETFEEALEMAAKGDSTNVDKLVRDIYGGDYERFGLQGSAVASSFGHMMSKEKRDSISKEDLARATLVTITNNIGSIARMCALNENIDKVVFVGNFLRINMISMKVLAYAMDYWSKGQLKALFLEHEGYFGAVGALLEMLKMTDDQ, encoded by the exons ATGCTTATTAAAGTGTTTGCCCCaa CATTCCCATGGTTTGGAATGGATATCGGTGGAACGTTGGTTAAACTGGTCTACTTTGAACCTAAGGACATTACTGCAgaggaggaacaggaggaggTAGAAAACCTGAAAAGCATTAGGAAATACTTGACCTCCAATACAGCCTATGGTAAAACTGGCATTCGCGACGTCCACCTGGAACTGAAAAACCTGACTATGTGTGGACGCAAAGGAAACCTGCACTTCATCCgctttcccagctgtgccatgCACAGGTTCATACAGATGGGTAGTGAAAAGAACTTCTCCAGTTTGCACACTACGCTCTGTGCCACGGGAGGTGGAGCTTACAAGTTTGAGGAAGACTTTAGAACG ATGGCTGATCTACAGCTCTATAAACTGGATGAATTGGACTGTTTGATCCAGGGCCTCCTTTATGTTGATTCTGTTGGTTTCAATGGCCAACCAGAGTgctattattttgaaaatcctACAGATCCTGAACAGTGCCAGAAAAAGCCTTACTGCCTTGATAATCCATATCCTATGCTGCTGGTTAACATAGGCTCAGGGGTCAGCATTCTAGCTGTGTATTCTAAGGACAATTATAAAAGAGTTACAGGATCCAG CCTTGGAGGAGGAACATTCCTGGGCCTGTGCTGTTTGCTCACTGGCTGCGAGACGTTTGAAGAAGCGCTGGAAATGGCCGCGAAAGGAGACAGCACCAATGTGGATAAGCTGGTGAGAGATATTTATGGAGGAGACTATGAGCGGTTTGGCCTTCAGGGATCTGCTGTAGCATCAAG CTTTGGTCATATGATGagtaaagaaaagagagattCCATCAGTAAAGAGGACTTGGCCAGAGCTACCTTGGTCACCATCACCAACAACATAGGTTCTATTGCTCGCATGTGTGCATTGAATGAG AAcattgacaaggtggtgttcgTTGGCAACTTTCTCAGAATTAATATGATTTCTATGAAGGTGCTGGCATATGCTATGGATTATTGGTCCAAGGGACAGCTAAAAGCTCTGTTTTTGGAACATGAG GGTTATTTTGGAGCTGTTGGGGCTCTTCTAGAAATGCTTAAAATGACAGATGATCAGTGA
- the PANK1 gene encoding pantothenate kinase 1 isoform X1: MDIGGTLVKLVYFEPKDITAEEEQEEVENLKSIRKYLTSNTAYGKTGIRDVHLELKNLTMCGRKGNLHFIRFPSCAMHRFIQMGSEKNFSSLHTTLCATGGGAYKFEEDFRTMADLQLYKLDELDCLIQGLLYVDSVGFNGQPECYYFENPTDPEQCQKKPYCLDNPYPMLLVNIGSGVSILAVYSKDNYKRVTGSSLGGGTFLGLCCLLTGCETFEEALEMAAKGDSTNVDKLVRDIYGGDYERFGLQGSAVASSFGHMMSKEKRDSISKEDLARATLVTITNNIGSIARMCALNENIDKVVFVGNFLRINMISMKVLAYAMDYWSKGQLKALFLEHEGYFGAVGALLEMLKMTDDQ; this comes from the exons ATGGATATCGGTGGAACGTTGGTTAAACTGGTCTACTTTGAACCTAAGGACATTACTGCAgaggaggaacaggaggaggTAGAAAACCTGAAAAGCATTAGGAAATACTTGACCTCCAATACAGCCTATGGTAAAACTGGCATTCGCGACGTCCACCTGGAACTGAAAAACCTGACTATGTGTGGACGCAAAGGAAACCTGCACTTCATCCgctttcccagctgtgccatgCACAGGTTCATACAGATGGGTAGTGAAAAGAACTTCTCCAGTTTGCACACTACGCTCTGTGCCACGGGAGGTGGAGCTTACAAGTTTGAGGAAGACTTTAGAACG ATGGCTGATCTACAGCTCTATAAACTGGATGAATTGGACTGTTTGATCCAGGGCCTCCTTTATGTTGATTCTGTTGGTTTCAATGGCCAACCAGAGTgctattattttgaaaatcctACAGATCCTGAACAGTGCCAGAAAAAGCCTTACTGCCTTGATAATCCATATCCTATGCTGCTGGTTAACATAGGCTCAGGGGTCAGCATTCTAGCTGTGTATTCTAAGGACAATTATAAAAGAGTTACAGGATCCAG CCTTGGAGGAGGAACATTCCTGGGCCTGTGCTGTTTGCTCACTGGCTGCGAGACGTTTGAAGAAGCGCTGGAAATGGCCGCGAAAGGAGACAGCACCAATGTGGATAAGCTGGTGAGAGATATTTATGGAGGAGACTATGAGCGGTTTGGCCTTCAGGGATCTGCTGTAGCATCAAG CTTTGGTCATATGATGagtaaagaaaagagagattCCATCAGTAAAGAGGACTTGGCCAGAGCTACCTTGGTCACCATCACCAACAACATAGGTTCTATTGCTCGCATGTGTGCATTGAATGAG AAcattgacaaggtggtgttcgTTGGCAACTTTCTCAGAATTAATATGATTTCTATGAAGGTGCTGGCATATGCTATGGATTATTGGTCCAAGGGACAGCTAAAAGCTCTGTTTTTGGAACATGAG GGTTATTTTGGAGCTGTTGGGGCTCTTCTAGAAATGCTTAAAATGACAGATGATCAGTGA
- the PANK1 gene encoding pantothenate kinase 1 isoform X5, with product MAAKGDSTNVDKLVRDIYGGDYERFGLQGSAVASSFGHMMSKEKRDSISKEDLARATLVTITNNIGSIARMCALNENIDKVVFVGNFLRINMISMKVLAYAMDYWSKGQLKALFLEHEGYFGAVGALLEMLKMTDDQ from the exons ATGGCCGCGAAAGGAGACAGCACCAATGTGGATAAGCTGGTGAGAGATATTTATGGAGGAGACTATGAGCGGTTTGGCCTTCAGGGATCTGCTGTAGCATCAAG CTTTGGTCATATGATGagtaaagaaaagagagattCCATCAGTAAAGAGGACTTGGCCAGAGCTACCTTGGTCACCATCACCAACAACATAGGTTCTATTGCTCGCATGTGTGCATTGAATGAG AAcattgacaaggtggtgttcgTTGGCAACTTTCTCAGAATTAATATGATTTCTATGAAGGTGCTGGCATATGCTATGGATTATTGGTCCAAGGGACAGCTAAAAGCTCTGTTTTTGGAACATGAG GGTTATTTTGGAGCTGTTGGGGCTCTTCTAGAAATGCTTAAAATGACAGATGATCAGTGA